In one Diabrotica virgifera virgifera chromosome 5, PGI_DIABVI_V3a genomic region, the following are encoded:
- the LOC126885434 gene encoding uncharacterized protein LOC126885434 encodes MKPKRYKVQCCECKSVFNNDFKSQHEKVKHGGKRVSIQNIGAPANPFEAALKKRKYEAETETIIEATSTASDTDSVRISSNDSPYKKIDGSENTDVSENMDLNMPSASTTIPSDIDVEPDVISINTDDEATQCLSNTISSDQPGEEKSFISLLGKFSYLLDSLNESKGLLEKYHKSEILDEKMTTIDMLNSVTELRQNCNSIIDIANEVLANLNKDNISFEIDDQNSLSDNIVNHDPAMRPSKLSTNQKNYLIRLGPHQPRLAAFPSDGKNRFNAQWYNEFEFLEYSTINDSVFCFVCCLFPKGIGREKGESSWVEGGVNGWGKMKSAGKNKLGKLQQHFSSMAHKAALSDYCNFLITERHIDVFLDKNKRNTLIEQEKIHSQNKRVLWVLMDTIRTLGILGLGFRKSDSASEGNFGQIVNLISRHNSVVKQWFDDRKLRPYHVTYMSGESQNEMISLIGSEVRSLIIEEIKECLFFSIMADTTPDLSHKDILSLVIRYADNKGNIHERLIKTFECCDKSGLGMAELLIKCLSELEIDSSKLAFQSYDFASNMSGRFNGVQKKITDIVEHNVPYIPCQDHRTNTVLEHACNVSALIRNFFDTLEELYVFFTSSTKRFKHLQEKIQEIDKSVQLKNLSRTRWTAKADSVRALNQTVDQIIEVLSDISKNREFDGSTRTKALGLYKKILNFDFIASFFFLKNILPKIKILTETIETPNLNIIDCINLIKTTALNLRNTDYDHNSLNSLIESAIKYAEKLNIDPYSDFSKYHRRRIMPKKIDENRDTEVDMDLKTFYRRDFQEILDTLSSGLNDNFEHIKKSIEPLYSVLTFPLDKRNITLKILGDIFAMFPPGSKKPDVHSLQGELEVLFDMNSKVSSFPELLSNVTKLKDNLNQAFCFCMFVLTVPYGVSTNERSFSQLKIIKNVLRTTMSDERLDNLMLLKCESDMALKLDLGYTIDKWATLKKRRIILK; translated from the exons atgaaacCTAAAAGATACAAAGTGCAATGCTGCGAATGTAAATCTGTGTTTAACAATGATTTTAAAAGTCAACATGAAAAAGTTAAACATGGTGGAAAAAGAGTATCCATACAAAATATTGGGGCGCCTGCAAACCCATTTGAGGCTGCGTTAAAGAAACGGAAATATGAGGCAGAAACAGAAACTATAATTGAG GCTACTTCTACTGCTTCTGACACCGATTCCGTTCGAATAAGCTCTAACGATAGCCCCTACAAAAAGATCGATGGGAGTGAAAATACTGATGTTAGTGAAAATATGGACCTGAATATGCCAAGTGCCAGTACTACCATCCCCAGTGATATAGACGTGGAACCAGACGTAATCTCTATAAATACTGACGATGAAGCAACCCAATGCTTATCAAACACTATTTCTTCTGATCAACCAGGTGAAGAAAAATCTTTTATATCACTGTTAGGAAAATTTTCGTATCTGTTAGACTCTTTAAATGAAAGCAAAGGGCTGTTAGAAAAATATCATAAATCAGAAATTTTAGATGAAAAAATGACTACAATTGATATGTTAAATTCCGTGACAGAACTTAGGCAGAATTGCAACTCAATAATAGATATTGCCAATGAAGTGCTAGCAAATTTAAACAAAGATAATATTTCTTTTGAAATTGATGACCAAAATAGTCTTTCTGATAATATAGTAAATCATGATCCTGCAATGCGCCCTTCTAAGTTAAGTACCAATCAAAAAAACTATCTTATTCGTTTGGGACCCCATCAACCTCGCTTAGCGGCATTTCCATCAGATGGAAAGAATAGGTTTAATGCCCAATGGTATAATGAATTTGAATTTTTAGAATATAGTACCATAAATGACTCTGTTTTCTGTTTTGTTTGCTGCTTATTTCCAAAGGGTATAGGGCGGGAAAAAGGGGAAAGCTCTTGGGTTGAAGGAGGTGTAAATGGGTGGGGAAAAATGAAAAGTGCTGGAAAAAATAAACTGGGCAAACTTCAACAACATTTTTCATCCATGGCTCATAAAGCGGCATTGTCCGATTATTGTAATTTCTTGATTACAGAAAGGCATATTGATGTTTTCCTAGATAAAAATAAGAGAAATACATTAATCGAACAAGAGAAAATCCATAGTCAAAATAAGAGAGTTTTATGGGTTTTAATGGATACAATCAGAACATTAGGCATTCTAGGATTGGGTTTTCGAAAATCTGATTCGGCTTCCGAAGGAAATTTTGGACAAATTGTAAACCTTATATCAAGACATAACAGTGTCGTGAAACAATGGTTTGACGACAGAAAATTGCGCCCTTATCATGTGACATACATGAGTGGTGAATCTCAAAATGAAATGATCTCTTTAATTGGATCAGAGGTACGTAGTTTGATAattgaagaaattaaagaatgtttatttttttcgataatgGCTGATACGACACCTGATTTATCCCATAAGGATATACTCTCCCTGGTAATACGTTATGCCGACAATAAGGGTAATATTCACGAAAGGCTTATTAAGACCTTTGAATGTTGCGATAAATCCGGACTGGGTATGGCCGAGTTGTTAATTAAATGCCTAAGTGAGTTGGAAATAGATAGTTCTAAACTTGCTTTTCAATCATATGATTTTGCTAGTAACATGTCCGGTCGTTTTaatggcgtacaaaaaaaaattacagatATCGTCGAGCACAATGTACCTTACATTCCCTGTCAAGATCACAGGACTAATACAGTGCTTGAACATGCTTGTAACGTAAGTGCATTGATTAGAAACTTTTTTGACACTCTTGAAGAACTTTACGTATTTTTTACATCAAGCACAAAAAGATTTAAACACCTGCAAGAAAAAATACAAGAAATAGATAAATCAGTTCAACTTAAAAACCTTTCAAGAACCAGATGGACTGCAAAGGCAGACTCAGTCAGAGCTCTTAACCAAACAGTAGATCAAATTATTGAAGTTCTATCAGACATTtccaaaaatagagaatttgatggTTCTACAAGAACTAAAGCATTGGGACTTTAcaaaaagattttaaattttgacTTCATAGCTAGCttcttttttctaaaaaatattttaccaaaaattaaaattttaactgAAACGATAGAAACACCTAATTTAAATATAATAGACTGCATTAATTTGATAAAAACTACTGCCCTTAATTTAAGAAATACCGATTATGACCATAACAGTTTAAATAGTCTAATTGAAAGTGCCATAAAATATGccgaaaaattaaatattgatcCTTATTCTGATTTTTCGAAATATCATAGACGAAGGATTAtgccaaaaaaaattgatgaaaatCGTGACACTGAAGTCGATATggatttaaaaactttttatagGCGAGATTTCCAGGAAATTTTGGATACCTTATCAAGTGGTTTAAATGATAATTTTGAGCATATCAAAAAATCAATTGAGCCACTGTATTCAGTTTTAACATTTCCACTTGATAAAAGAAATATTACCTTAAAGATTTTAGGTGACATTTTTGCCATGTTTCCTCCAGGTTCTAAGAAGCCTGATGTCCATTCTTTACAAGGTGAATTAGAAGTTTTATTTGATATGAACTCTAAAGTAAGTTCTTTTCCTGAACTATTATCTAATGTAACCAAGTTAAAAGATAATTTAAATCAAGCATTTTGCTTTTGTATGTTTGTATTGACTGTACCCTATGGTGTTTCAACCAACGAAAGGAGCTTTagtcaattaaaaattattaaaaatgtgTTAAGAACAACAATGTCTGATGAACGGCTTGATAATTTAATGCTATTAAAGTGTGAATCTGACATGGCGTTAAAATTAGATTTAGGTTACACAATTGATAAGTGGGCAACTCTAAAGAAAAGgcgaataattttaaaataa